A window from Neobacillus sp. PS3-40 encodes these proteins:
- the greA gene encoding transcription elongation factor GreA encodes MATEKVFPMTQAGKDKLAQELEFLKSVRRKEVVERIKIARSFGDLSENSEYDSAKEEQAFVEGRITTLENMIRNAKIIEESESTSGAVSLGRSVTFIELPNGEEETYTIVGSAEADPFEGKISNDSPIAKSLLGKKVGDEVSVQTPGGEMSVRIVLIK; translated from the coding sequence GTGGCTACAGAAAAGGTATTTCCAATGACACAAGCTGGAAAAGATAAGCTGGCACAAGAGCTTGAATTTTTAAAATCTGTTCGACGTAAAGAAGTAGTAGAGCGGATAAAAATTGCGAGAAGTTTTGGTGATTTATCGGAAAACTCTGAATATGATTCCGCAAAAGAAGAGCAAGCATTCGTAGAAGGTCGTATAACAACATTAGAAAATATGATCCGCAATGCGAAAATTATTGAGGAAAGCGAATCAACAAGTGGTGCAGTTAGTTTAGGAAGATCTGTAACATTTATCGAACTTCCGAATGGCGAAGAAGAAACATATACGATTGTTGGTAGTGCTGAAGCAGATCCATTTGAAGGGAAAATTTCAAATGACTCTCCAATTGCTAAAAGCTTACTCGGGAAAAAAGTCGGTGACGAAGTGTCTGTTCAAACTCCAGGCGGTGAAATGAGCGTTCGTATCGTTTTAATAAAATAA
- the udk gene encoding uridine kinase yields the protein MSRKPVVIGVTGGSGSGKTSVTKAIYESFKGHSILMLEQDYYYKDQSHLPFEERLKTNYDHPLAFDNDLLIQHIEQLLRYEQISKPVYDYSIHTRSSEVIPVEPKDVIILEGILVLEDERLRNLMDIKLYVDTDADLRIIRRLMRDIKERKRTMDSVIEQYVNVVRPMHNQFIEPTKRYADIIIPEGGHNHVAIDLMVTKIQTILEQKSFL from the coding sequence ATGTCACGCAAACCTGTTGTTATTGGTGTAACCGGTGGTTCAGGCTCTGGAAAGACGAGTGTAACGAAAGCTATTTACGAGAGCTTTAAGGGACATTCTATCCTAATGCTTGAACAGGATTATTACTATAAGGATCAAAGCCATTTACCTTTTGAGGAAAGGCTTAAAACAAATTATGACCATCCACTCGCGTTCGACAATGATTTATTAATTCAACATATTGAGCAACTTTTACGATATGAACAAATATCTAAACCAGTGTACGATTATTCGATACACACCAGGTCAAGTGAAGTAATTCCAGTCGAACCAAAGGATGTTATTATTTTAGAAGGTATATTAGTTCTTGAAGATGAGCGGCTCCGTAATTTAATGGACATTAAGCTCTATGTTGACACAGACGCTGATCTTAGAATAATTCGGCGGTTAATGCGTGATATTAAAGAGCGAAAAAGAACAATGGATTCAGTAATTGAACAATATGTGAACGTAGTTCGCCCTATGCATAATCAATTCATTGAGCCTACAAAGCGTTATGCTGATATCATCATTCCAGAAGGCGGGCATAACCATGTGGCAATTGATTTAATGGTCACAAAAATTCAAACAATTCTTGAACAAAAGTCTTTTTTATGA
- a CDS encoding U32 family peptidase has product MSTVKDKISDMINGKRVIVKKPELLAPAGNLEKLKIAVHYGADAVFIGGQEYGLRSNADNFTFEEMKEGVEFARKYGARIYVTTNIFAHNENISGLEEYLHGLKEAGIAGIIVADPLIIETCRRVAPEIEIHLSTQQSLTNWKAAQFWKEEGLERVVLARETSAEEIREMKEKVDIEIESFIHGAMCIAYSGRCTLSNHMTARDSNRGGCCQSCRWDYDLYKLEGQNETAQFEVEDSPFAMSPKDLNLIQSIPTMIELGIDSLKIEGRMKSIHYIATVVSVYRKVVDAYCADPDHFVIKKEWLEELDKCANRETATAFFEGVPGYKEQMFGNHSKKTKFDFVGLVIDYNEESQMVTLQQRNYFKPGSEVEFFGPEINNFTHVIDKLWDEDGNELDAARHPLQIVKFKLDKPVYPNNMMRKEN; this is encoded by the coding sequence ATGAGTACCGTCAAAGATAAGATTTCAGATATGATAAATGGAAAACGTGTAATCGTTAAGAAGCCAGAACTTCTTGCACCTGCCGGCAATCTTGAAAAATTGAAAATTGCTGTCCATTATGGGGCGGATGCCGTATTTATCGGAGGCCAAGAGTATGGTCTTCGTTCGAATGCAGATAACTTTACTTTTGAGGAAATGAAAGAAGGAGTAGAGTTTGCTCGTAAATATGGAGCAAGAATTTATGTGACAACAAATATTTTTGCACATAATGAAAATATATCAGGTTTAGAGGAATACTTACATGGGTTGAAAGAGGCTGGGATTGCAGGAATAATAGTTGCAGACCCTCTCATTATTGAAACCTGCCGTCGTGTAGCACCAGAAATTGAAATTCATCTTAGCACACAGCAATCTCTTACCAACTGGAAGGCAGCCCAATTTTGGAAAGAGGAAGGACTTGAACGAGTGGTATTAGCTCGTGAAACGAGTGCAGAGGAAATTCGCGAAATGAAAGAAAAAGTTGATATCGAAATTGAATCCTTCATTCATGGAGCTATGTGTATTGCCTATTCTGGCCGTTGCACGCTAAGTAATCATATGACAGCTAGAGATTCAAATCGCGGGGGTTGTTGCCAGTCTTGTCGTTGGGACTATGATTTGTACAAATTAGAAGGACAAAATGAAACAGCCCAATTTGAGGTAGAAGACTCACCTTTCGCGATGAGTCCGAAAGACCTTAATTTGATTCAATCGATTCCAACTATGATTGAACTTGGGATTGATAGCTTAAAAATCGAAGGCCGTATGAAATCAATCCACTATATTGCAACCGTAGTTAGTGTGTATAGGAAAGTGGTTGATGCATATTGTGCTGATCCAGATCACTTTGTTATAAAGAAGGAATGGCTTGAAGAGCTAGACAAGTGTGCGAATCGTGAAACAGCAACTGCATTTTTTGAAGGTGTTCCGGGGTATAAAGAGCAAATGTTTGGTAATCATAGCAAGAAGACAAAGTTTGACTTTGTCGGACTTGTTATCGATTATAACGAAGAATCACAAATGGTTACCTTGCAGCAACGAAATTATTTTAAACCTGGAAGTGAAGTGGAGTTCTTCGGACCAGAAATTAATAATTTTACTCATGTTATTGATAAGCTTTGGGATGAAGATGGGAATGAACTGGATGCAGCTCGTCATCCGCTTCAAATTGTAAAATTCAAATTGGACAAGCCGGTGTACCCTAACAACATGATGCGAAAGGAGAACTAG
- a CDS encoding peptidase U32 family protein encodes MNKPELLVTPVTIDDILPLAKAGADAFVVGEQRYGLRLAGEFDRETVKKAIDLGHSNGKKVYVAMNAIFHNDKIEELKDYIQFVSETNADAIFFGDPAVLMTAREVAPDMKLHWSTETTGTNWYSCNYWGRKGSTRAVLAREINMDSILEIKENAEVEVEVLVHGMTCMFQSKRSLLGNYFEFQGESMEIENRKVQENMFLHDKERNNKYPIFEDENGTHIMSPNDVCIIDELQDLLEAGVDTFKIDGLLKSPEYLLAVTKAYRKAIDLFFEDPDLYEGQKEEFLSQIEAIQPPNRPLDTGFFFKETVY; translated from the coding sequence ATGAATAAACCAGAATTATTAGTAACTCCCGTAACCATTGATGACATCTTGCCACTTGCTAAAGCGGGTGCAGACGCATTTGTGGTAGGTGAACAAAGATATGGCTTGCGTCTTGCTGGTGAATTTGATCGTGAGACAGTTAAAAAAGCAATTGACCTTGGCCATTCAAACGGAAAAAAGGTTTACGTTGCGATGAATGCTATTTTCCATAATGATAAAATTGAAGAGTTGAAGGACTATATTCAATTTGTATCAGAAACAAATGCTGATGCCATTTTTTTTGGAGATCCAGCTGTTTTAATGACAGCTAGGGAAGTAGCCCCTGATATGAAGCTCCATTGGAGTACGGAAACAACAGGAACAAACTGGTATTCATGCAATTATTGGGGAAGAAAAGGTTCTACAAGGGCCGTACTTGCTCGTGAAATCAATATGGATTCAATTCTGGAAATTAAGGAAAATGCAGAGGTTGAAGTCGAAGTACTTGTCCATGGGATGACGTGTATGTTCCAATCAAAACGGTCTTTATTGGGAAATTATTTTGAATTTCAAGGTGAATCCATGGAAATTGAAAATCGAAAAGTACAAGAAAATATGTTTCTGCATGATAAGGAACGAAACAACAAATATCCGATTTTCGAGGATGAAAATGGAACACATATCATGAGCCCTAATGATGTTTGTATCATTGATGAGCTACAGGATTTGTTAGAGGCTGGAGTAGATACATTTAAAATAGATGGACTACTAAAAAGCCCTGAATACTTGCTTGCTGTAACAAAAGCATATCGAAAAGCTATTGACTTATTTTTTGAGGACCCAGACTTATATGAGGGCCAAAAAGAAGAGTTTCTATCGCAAATAGAGGCTATTCAGCCTCCAAATCGACCACTAGATACAGGATTCTTTTTCAAGGAAACTGTTTATTAA
- a CDS encoding O-methyltransferase — MLNEKLHSYIEGLIPARNELLSEMESFAKQHNIPIMELTGIEALLQILKIQGSNKILEVGTAIGYSALRMAYALPDTKIITIERDEERILHAEEFINRSQLNDQIILVKGDALEVEEEIQLHAQFDAIFIDAAKGQYKKFFEIYSKYLREDGVIITDNVLFKGLVCEKEIESKRTRNLVKKIDEFNYWLMNHPEYSTIILPVGDGVAISRKRGDTK; from the coding sequence TTGTTAAATGAGAAGTTGCATTCTTATATCGAGGGCCTAATACCTGCCCGAAATGAATTGCTTTCTGAAATGGAGAGCTTTGCCAAACAGCATAATATTCCTATCATGGAGCTTACGGGAATTGAAGCATTGCTCCAAATTTTAAAAATACAGGGTTCAAATAAAATCCTTGAGGTTGGAACAGCAATAGGTTATTCCGCTTTAAGAATGGCTTATGCACTTCCTGACACGAAGATTATTACGATAGAACGGGATGAAGAACGTATCCTTCATGCAGAAGAATTTATCAATCGTTCCCAATTGAATGATCAAATTATTCTTGTAAAAGGTGATGCTCTAGAAGTAGAGGAAGAGATCCAATTACATGCACAATTTGATGCGATTTTTATTGACGCTGCAAAAGGGCAATACAAAAAATTCTTTGAAATTTACTCCAAGTATTTAAGAGAAGATGGTGTCATTATTACAGACAATGTATTGTTTAAAGGACTTGTTTGTGAGAAGGAAATTGAATCTAAACGAACTAGAAATCTTGTGAAAAAAATAGATGAATTTAACTATTGGTTAATGAATCATCCCGAATATAGCACAATTATTTTGCCTGTCGGAGATGGGGTAGCCATTAGTAGAAAAAGAGGTGATACGAAATGA
- the mltG gene encoding endolytic transglycosylase MltG: MTSNDKEATKELIQQKIMEHQSEVRIVRRIVLIVSLLLILVAAIIVSGGYFYIKSAMKPVDPKSKVQKQVEIPIGSSVTKIGETLELKGIIKDARVFKYYVKFKNESGFMAGEYRFSPSMNISEIVSRLKTGKLMQKPIVAITVPEGKQLKEIAHLIAKATKKSDDEVFNRLNDKTYLKTLVAKYPDILTNEIFNNKIKYPLEGYLYPATYPFYKQHLSVDEIVASMLDKTKSVLATYQEQRKQKNLSVHQLVTMASLIEEEATGKVDRHNISSVFYNRLKKGMPLQTDPTVLYAQGKHKDRVLYQDLEVNSPYNTYKNNGLPPGPISNSGKSSIEAALNPAETSYYYFLATNDGSVIFTKTLEEHNQEKAKHISSKK; the protein is encoded by the coding sequence ATGACAAGTAATGATAAAGAGGCAACTAAAGAATTGATTCAACAAAAAATTATGGAACATCAAAGTGAAGTAAGGATTGTCAGAAGAATCGTATTGATCGTTTCACTTTTGCTTATTCTAGTAGCTGCAATTATTGTCAGTGGTGGATACTTTTATATAAAGTCAGCAATGAAACCTGTTGATCCTAAAAGTAAAGTGCAGAAACAAGTTGAAATTCCGATTGGTTCGTCAGTCACGAAAATTGGTGAGACATTAGAATTAAAGGGAATTATCAAAGATGCTAGGGTTTTTAAATACTATGTGAAGTTTAAGAATGAAAGTGGCTTTATGGCTGGGGAATATCGTTTTAGCCCTTCCATGAATATTTCTGAGATTGTTAGTCGTTTAAAGACAGGAAAGTTGATGCAAAAACCCATTGTGGCAATTACAGTTCCAGAGGGAAAGCAATTAAAAGAAATTGCCCATCTTATTGCCAAAGCAACAAAGAAATCGGATGATGAAGTATTTAATCGATTGAACGATAAAACCTACCTAAAAACACTAGTAGCAAAATACCCAGACATATTAACAAATGAAATTTTCAATAATAAGATAAAATACCCTCTTGAAGGTTATTTATACCCTGCAACGTATCCGTTTTATAAACAACATCTTTCAGTGGATGAAATTGTTGCATCAATGCTAGATAAAACGAAATCTGTTTTAGCTACCTATCAAGAACAAAGAAAACAAAAGAACCTTTCAGTTCATCAGCTAGTAACAATGGCTTCTCTTATAGAAGAAGAGGCGACTGGAAAAGTAGATCGTCATAATATTTCAAGTGTATTTTATAATCGTCTTAAAAAGGGAATGCCCTTGCAAACAGATCCAACCGTTCTCTATGCCCAAGGGAAGCATAAAGATCGGGTCTTATACCAAGACTTAGAGGTGAACTCACCTTATAATACTTATAAAAATAATGGGCTTCCACCCGGACCTATTTCAAATTCTGGGAAATCGTCTATTGAGGCTGCACTAAACCCTGCGGAAACTAGTTATTATTATTTTCTTGCAACGAATGATGGCAGTGTCATTTTTACAAAAACATTGGAAGAACATAATCAAGAAAAGGCAAAACATATTTCCAGTAAAAAATAA
- a CDS encoding DUF1292 domain-containing protein produces the protein MEHGENNITVVDEDGNEQLCEVLFTFDSEDFGKSYVLYYPVGAEEDDADDIEIHASAFMPTEDGEDGELMPIETDEEWDMIEEMLNTFLEEKDDEEE, from the coding sequence ATGGAACACGGAGAAAATAATATAACAGTTGTAGATGAAGACGGTAATGAACAATTATGTGAAGTGCTTTTCACATTTGACTCAGAAGATTTCGGTAAATCATATGTACTCTATTATCCTGTTGGAGCAGAAGAAGACGATGCAGATGATATTGAAATTCATGCTTCAGCTTTCATGCCTACTGAAGACGGTGAAGATGGCGAATTAATGCCAATCGAAACCGATGAGGAATGGGATATGATTGAAGAAATGTTAAATACCTTCCTTGAAGAAAAAGATGACGAGGAAGAATAA
- the ruvX gene encoding Holliday junction resolvase RuvX yields the protein MRILGLDVGSKTVGIALSDELGWTAQGLKTLKINEEKSEFGFEEIGEIIKEYQVSQVVIGFPKNMNGTIGPRGEASKQFANEIEQRFSLPTVLWDERLTTMAAERVLLEADVSRKKRKKVIDKLAAVLILQGFLDSKN from the coding sequence ATGCGTATATTGGGACTAGATGTCGGCTCGAAGACAGTCGGTATCGCACTCAGCGATGAATTAGGGTGGACAGCACAGGGGCTGAAAACTTTAAAAATCAATGAGGAGAAATCGGAGTTTGGTTTCGAGGAAATTGGTGAAATAATAAAAGAGTATCAAGTAAGTCAAGTAGTCATTGGCTTTCCAAAAAACATGAATGGAACAATTGGTCCACGTGGAGAGGCAAGCAAGCAGTTCGCAAATGAGATTGAACAGAGATTCTCTTTGCCAACCGTATTGTGGGACGAGCGCCTAACAACAATGGCTGCGGAGAGGGTTTTATTAGAAGCAGATGTAAGCAGGAAGAAAAGAAAAAAAGTTATTGATAAACTAGCGGCAGTACTGATTTTACAAGGCTTTCTTGATAGTAAAAATTAA
- a CDS encoding IreB family regulatory phosphoprotein, with amino-acid sequence MSSFDKTMRFNFPEEPFEHNVNDVLLKVYNALQEKGYNPINQIVGYLLSGDPAYIPRHQDARNIIRKLERDEIIEELVKSYLKQQREG; translated from the coding sequence ATGAGCTCATTTGACAAAACGATGCGATTTAATTTTCCTGAAGAGCCTTTTGAACATAATGTGAATGACGTTCTTTTAAAAGTGTATAATGCCTTGCAGGAAAAAGGATATAATCCGATCAATCAAATTGTAGGCTACCTTTTATCTGGTGATCCAGCTTACATTCCACGTCATCAAGATGCCCGTAACATTATTAGAAAGCTCGAACGCGATGAAATTATCGAGGAGCTCGTAAAATCCTATCTAAAACAGCAACGAGAGGGCTAA
- the alaS gene encoding alanine--tRNA ligase, whose protein sequence is MKNLSGSEIRKMFLDFFKEKGHTVEPSAPLVPHDDPSLLWINSGVATLKKYFDGRVIPANPRITNAQKSIRTNDIENVGKTARHHTFFEMLGNFSIGEYFKVEAIEWAWEFLTDKKWIGFDKELLSVTIHPEDHEAFEIWNKKVGIPEERIIRLEGNFWDIGEGPSGPNTEIFYDRGPEYGNDLTDPELYPGGENDRYLEVWNLVFSQFNHNPDGTYTPLPKKNIDTGMGLERMASVVQNVPTNFETDLFMPIIRVTEEISSVKYGVDKEKDVAFKVIADHIRTVAFAVADGALPSNEGRGYVLRRLLRRAVRYAKQININRPFMYELVSVVGEIMADFYPEVKEKTDFVQKVIKSEEERFHETLHEGLAILESVIKKEKEKGNNTIAGADVFRLYDTYGFPVELTEEYGEEEGMKVDHVGFESEMELQRERARSARQDVDSMQVQGGVLGDIKVESKFIGYDQLVTSSTVLAIVQNGEPIEEAKSGEEVQLILDVTPFYAESGGQIADRGTLEGPGVKVIVKDVQKAPNGQNLHKVMVESGTLKTNQQVVATINETNRGKIIKNHTATHLLHQALKDVLGTHVNQAGSLVEPDRFRFDFSHFGQVKPEELEQVERIVNEKIWRNIQVQIDLKPIAEAKEMGAMALFGEKYGKIVRVVQVGDYSLELCGGCHVPNTSVIGLFKIVSESGIGAGIRRIEGVTGESAYHLLNEQVGLLKEAAEKLKTNPREIVSRIEGMLQETRHLQRENESLTAKLGNIEAGNLIANAKEINGVTVLTAKVNDVDMNNLRNMADDIKQKLGSAIIVLGSSDSEKVNLIAVVTKDLIEKGYHAGKLVKEVAAKCGGSGGGRPDMAQAGGKDPQNLDNALQFVDEWVKTI, encoded by the coding sequence ATGAAAAATTTATCTGGATCAGAAATACGCAAAATGTTTTTAGACTTTTTCAAGGAAAAAGGACATACCGTTGAACCAAGTGCACCACTTGTACCACATGATGACCCGTCATTACTATGGATCAACAGTGGTGTAGCAACATTAAAGAAATACTTTGATGGTCGTGTAATTCCCGCTAACCCAAGAATTACAAATGCCCAAAAGTCGATTCGTACAAATGATATCGAAAATGTGGGAAAAACAGCTCGCCATCATACCTTTTTTGAAATGCTCGGCAACTTTTCTATTGGTGAGTACTTTAAAGTAGAAGCTATCGAGTGGGCATGGGAATTTTTAACGGATAAAAAATGGATTGGTTTTGATAAGGAGCTACTTTCTGTAACCATCCACCCAGAGGATCATGAAGCATTTGAAATATGGAATAAAAAAGTAGGAATTCCTGAAGAGAGAATCATTCGTTTGGAAGGGAATTTCTGGGATATTGGTGAGGGGCCAAGTGGACCTAATACCGAAATTTTTTATGATCGTGGCCCGGAATACGGGAATGACTTAACAGATCCAGAATTATATCCTGGCGGTGAAAATGACCGTTATTTGGAAGTATGGAATCTTGTTTTTTCCCAATTCAATCATAATCCAGACGGAACGTATACTCCGCTACCAAAGAAAAATATTGATACCGGAATGGGATTGGAGCGAATGGCTTCTGTTGTTCAAAATGTCCCAACAAACTTTGAAACAGATTTATTTATGCCTATTATCCGCGTAACTGAAGAAATTTCCAGTGTGAAATATGGAGTTGACAAAGAAAAAGATGTTGCATTTAAAGTAATTGCTGACCACATTCGTACGGTGGCATTTGCTGTAGCAGATGGTGCACTACCTTCAAATGAAGGACGTGGATACGTGTTACGTCGGTTACTTCGCCGTGCAGTTAGATATGCAAAACAAATTAATATCAATCGACCTTTTATGTATGAACTAGTTTCGGTTGTGGGTGAAATTATGGCTGATTTCTATCCAGAAGTAAAAGAAAAAACAGATTTTGTTCAAAAAGTGATAAAGAGCGAAGAAGAGCGTTTCCATGAAACGTTACATGAAGGTTTAGCTATCTTAGAAAGCGTTATTAAGAAAGAAAAAGAAAAAGGCAATAACACGATTGCTGGTGCTGATGTATTCCGTCTTTACGACACTTATGGCTTCCCTGTTGAGTTAACAGAGGAATATGGTGAAGAAGAAGGTATGAAGGTAGACCATGTTGGTTTTGAATCTGAGATGGAGCTTCAGCGTGAGCGTGCCCGTTCTGCTCGGCAGGATGTCGATTCCATGCAGGTTCAAGGTGGAGTGCTAGGTGATATCAAGGTAGAAAGTAAATTTATTGGTTATGACCAGCTTGTAACAAGTTCAACTGTTTTAGCTATCGTCCAAAATGGTGAACCTATAGAGGAAGCTAAAAGCGGGGAAGAAGTTCAGCTGATACTTGATGTCACTCCTTTCTACGCTGAAAGTGGTGGCCAGATTGCTGACCGCGGAACACTTGAAGGCCCAGGGGTAAAGGTTATTGTTAAAGATGTCCAAAAAGCTCCTAATGGTCAAAATCTGCATAAGGTCATGGTTGAATCAGGTACTTTAAAAACAAACCAACAAGTTGTTGCAACCATTAACGAAACCAATCGTGGAAAGATTATTAAGAACCATACTGCTACACACTTATTGCATCAGGCTTTAAAGGATGTGCTTGGAACACATGTCAACCAGGCAGGGTCATTAGTTGAACCTGATCGATTCCGCTTTGACTTTTCGCACTTTGGCCAAGTGAAGCCAGAAGAACTTGAACAAGTTGAAAGAATTGTAAATGAAAAAATCTGGCGGAATATCCAAGTGCAAATCGATTTAAAACCGATTGCAGAAGCGAAAGAAATGGGAGCAATGGCGCTATTTGGAGAGAAGTATGGGAAGATTGTCCGGGTTGTTCAGGTAGGCGATTACAGTCTTGAACTTTGTGGTGGATGCCATGTTCCAAATACATCGGTTATTGGTTTATTTAAAATTGTTTCAGAAAGTGGAATTGGAGCGGGTATAAGAAGAATTGAGGGTGTAACTGGTGAATCAGCCTACCATTTATTAAATGAGCAGGTTGGGCTTTTAAAGGAAGCAGCTGAAAAACTCAAAACAAATCCAAGAGAGATTGTTAGTCGCATTGAAGGAATGCTTCAAGAAACAAGGCACTTGCAGCGTGAAAATGAATCGCTGACTGCAAAGCTTGGTAATATTGAGGCTGGCAATCTTATCGCTAATGCAAAAGAAATCAATGGAGTTACTGTTCTGACTGCAAAGGTTAATGATGTAGATATGAATAACCTAAGAAATATGGCAGATGATATTAAGCAGAAACTTGGATCAGCCATAATCGTTTTGGGAAGTTCTGACTCGGAGAAAGTCAATTTAATTGCAGTTGTAACAAAAGATCTAATTGAAAAGGGATATCATGCAGGTAAATTAGTAAAAGAAGTTGCTGCGAAATGCGGCGGCAGTGGTGGAGGCAGGCCAGATATGGCACAAGCCGGGGGAAAAGATCCACAAAATCTCGACAATGCACTACAATTTGTCGATGAATGGGTAAAAACGATTTGA
- a CDS encoding AI-2E family transporter has translation MDIRMKWYYRIGFLLLLLVAIYVLLKIRFVWIPIIKVVGIILIPFIIGGFITYLLHPIVEKLHEKGLHRGFAIFLIYVLFFGGIGISLYKGIPAFIAQLKDLSENAPIFAQEYRSWIGKIQTHTAEWPDGLQGKMNDGIDAFERKLDTLLTVLIGFLLRFLNSALVIMLIPFIAFYMLKDFQLIKRAVWYLTPKSWRKKGIQFIRDVDESLGSYIRGQLLVCIIIGGIAASLFWIFHLKYPLLLGIIIGVTNVIPYFGPIIGAVPAVIIAATMSVKLVIVTTVIIFILQFLEGNILSPYIVGKSLHMHPLMIMLALTAGGEVGGIMGLILAVPVLVVLRVAIVHGKDHFIHGKPKA, from the coding sequence ATGGATATTCGAATGAAATGGTATTATCGCATTGGATTTCTTCTCCTTTTATTAGTCGCCATTTATGTACTGTTAAAAATTAGATTTGTTTGGATACCAATCATTAAAGTAGTTGGAATTATCCTCATCCCTTTTATAATTGGTGGTTTCATCACTTATTTATTGCATCCAATTGTTGAAAAGCTCCATGAAAAAGGGCTTCATAGGGGATTTGCTATATTTTTAATTTATGTTCTTTTTTTTGGTGGGATTGGAATTTCGTTGTATAAAGGAATTCCAGCTTTTATTGCACAGTTAAAGGATTTGTCTGAAAATGCTCCAATATTTGCTCAAGAATACCGTAGCTGGATTGGAAAAATTCAAACACATACAGCAGAATGGCCCGATGGTCTTCAAGGGAAAATGAATGATGGCATCGATGCGTTTGAAAGAAAATTAGATACCCTTTTAACCGTCTTAATTGGCTTTTTGCTTAGGTTTTTAAATTCTGCTTTAGTTATTATGCTTATTCCATTCATTGCCTTTTATATGTTAAAGGATTTTCAACTCATTAAAAGGGCAGTTTGGTATTTAACACCGAAAAGCTGGCGCAAAAAGGGAATTCAATTTATAAGAGATGTGGATGAGTCCTTGGGAAGTTATATAAGGGGGCAGCTTTTGGTCTGTATCATTATCGGTGGAATTGCAGCCTCCCTTTTTTGGATTTTTCATTTAAAATATCCACTCCTTTTGGGGATCATCATCGGAGTGACAAATGTAATTCCCTATTTTGGTCCAATTATTGGTGCTGTTCCAGCAGTTATCATAGCTGCAACGATGTCGGTAAAATTAGTTATCGTCACAACTGTGATTATTTTTATTCTTCAGTTCCTTGAAGGGAATATCCTTTCACCCTATATTGTTGGAAAAAGTCTTCATATGCACCCGCTAATGATTATGCTAGCACTTACAGCTGGTGGAGAAGTAGGAGGAATCATGGGGCTCATTCTTGCAGTTCCAGTGTTGGTCGTGCTTAGGGTGGCTATTGTCCATGGGAAAGACCATTTTATCCATGGAAAACCAAAAGCATAA
- a CDS encoding YrzQ family protein: MNKMVTSVLAFGAGMAAYNLAQRNDIMSNRQMKRWQKKIKRSLT; encoded by the coding sequence ATGAATAAAATGGTGACTTCTGTGCTTGCATTTGGTGCTGGTATGGCTGCATACAATCTGGCTCAAAGAAATGATATAATGTCGAATCGCCAAATGAAACGGTGGCAAAAGAAAATTAAGCGTTCACTAACATAA
- a CDS encoding PRC-barrel domain-containing protein — protein MRTFSLLKGQPVYDQNDGSKIGEICDLCLTNNGMVKGLLVKKGVLFKQTFFLAIDKVASFGWDGIMINGLNQMEKIKTDPEYTFAHQHSINGKMLISTSGESLGLLQDVYFLEEKGTIVGYEITDGFFTDISEGKQVINPEIPPTIGEDAIIVDVK, from the coding sequence TTGCGGACATTTTCATTATTAAAAGGGCAGCCGGTCTATGATCAAAATGATGGGTCAAAGATTGGTGAAATTTGTGATTTGTGTTTAACAAACAATGGAATGGTAAAGGGTTTATTAGTCAAAAAGGGCGTTCTCTTTAAGCAAACATTTTTTCTTGCGATAGATAAGGTTGCCTCTTTCGGCTGGGATGGGATAATGATTAACGGGTTAAATCAGATGGAAAAAATAAAAACAGATCCGGAATACACATTTGCACATCAACATTCCATCAATGGAAAAATGTTGATATCAACAAGTGGAGAGTCACTTGGATTGTTGCAAGATGTATATTTCTTAGAGGAAAAGGGCACAATCGTAGGATACGAAATTACGGATGGCTTCTTTACGGATATTTCGGAAGGAAAGCAGGTTATTAATCCTGAAATTCCTCCAACGATTGGAGAAGATGCCATTATTGTAGACGTAAAATAA